One Dokdonia sp. Dokd-P16 genomic window carries:
- a CDS encoding DJ-1/PfpI family protein, producing MRIIIIILSALLVQACNTNKDDQNSLQDHITNENNAFAKAQPVLDTSRYNVAFLIMDGTFNTELTAPFDIFQHTIYRDSIKAMNVFTVANTLDPIKTFEDMYLLPDFDYTQEDTPKIDILVIPSAEHHLDTDLDDETMISFVQKVDKEALFMTSHCDGAFVLAKAGLLNDKVSTTFPSDIDKMRAKFPALDIRKETLFVHDGKYITSAGGAKSFEAALYLTEHLYGAEIARSLAGGLVIDWNLDTVPHTIIH from the coding sequence ATGAGAATTATTATTATCATTTTAAGTGCACTCTTGGTACAAGCATGCAATACTAATAAAGACGATCAAAACTCATTACAAGATCATATTACAAATGAAAATAACGCTTTCGCGAAAGCGCAACCTGTATTAGATACATCTAGGTACAACGTAGCTTTCTTAATTATGGATGGCACTTTTAATACGGAACTCACGGCGCCTTTTGATATTTTCCAGCACACGATTTACAGAGATAGCATTAAAGCGATGAATGTATTTACAGTTGCAAATACACTGGATCCTATTAAAACATTTGAAGATATGTACCTCCTACCCGATTTTGATTACACGCAAGAAGATACGCCTAAGATCGACATCTTAGTTATCCCTAGCGCAGAGCATCACCTAGATACAGATCTAGATGATGAGACGATGATTTCTTTTGTTCAAAAAGTAGATAAGGAAGCACTCTTTATGACTTCTCATTGTGATGGTGCTTTTGTGCTTGCAAAGGCTGGACTTCTCAATGATAAAGTCTCCACTACTTTCCCGAGTGATATAGATAAAATGAGAGCTAAGTTTCCAGCGCTTGATATTAGAAAAGAAACCCTATTTGTTCACGATGGAAAATACATTACCTCTGCTGGTGGTGCCAAAAGTTTTGAGGCAGCACTCTACCTTACAGAGCATTTATATGGTGCAGAAATAGCACGTTCACTAGCAGGTGGATTAGTGATAGACTGGAATCTCGATACCGTCCCACACACGATTATTCACTAA
- a CDS encoding HAD family hydrolase — protein MKEQNINTIIFDLGGVLIDWSPEYVYLKEFRGDRAKMNWFLNHVCAWDWNVNQDAGYSLEKATQERIAMFPEYERLIKMYYGRWEEMLGFTHEGTLQILKELIDNPDYRVLALTNWSGETFPIALKKFPWLQWFEGILVSGDEGTRKPFRDIYDLMLDRYKIEPSQAIFIDDSLKNVQGCEVSGITGIHFTDAQTLAVQLRSKGVHVTLLEK, from the coding sequence ATGAAAGAACAAAATATTAATACTATTATTTTTGATCTAGGCGGTGTACTTATAGACTGGAGTCCAGAATACGTTTATCTCAAAGAATTTAGAGGAGATCGAGCAAAAATGAATTGGTTTCTTAATCACGTGTGCGCATGGGATTGGAATGTTAATCAAGACGCTGGCTATTCTCTAGAGAAAGCTACTCAAGAACGTATTGCAATGTTTCCAGAATATGAAAGGCTCATAAAAATGTATTATGGTCGATGGGAAGAAATGCTAGGTTTTACTCATGAGGGTACACTACAAATTCTTAAAGAACTTATAGATAATCCCGACTATAGAGTGCTTGCGCTTACTAACTGGAGTGGAGAGACCTTTCCTATTGCGCTTAAAAAATTTCCTTGGTTGCAATGGTTTGAAGGAATTCTAGTCTCTGGTGATGAGGGAACTCGCAAACCTTTTAGAGATATCTATGATCTTATGCTAGATCGTTATAAAATTGAGCCGTCTCAAGCTATATTTATAGATGATAGTCTTAAAAATGTTCAAGGCTGTGAGGTATCAGGAATAACAGGCATTCATTTTACAGATGCACAAACACTTGCGGTCCAACTTAGATCAAAAGGAGTACACGTAACACTATTAGAAAAATAA
- the arsC gene encoding arsenate reductase (glutaredoxin) (This arsenate reductase requires both glutathione and glutaredoxin to convert arsenate to arsenite, after which the efflux transporter formed by ArsA and ArsB can extrude the arsenite from the cell, providing resistance.): MIKIYHNPRCSKSRQGLALLEESGKEFEVIKYLDNPLYETALTSLIDMLDIAPKELVRKGESIWKKNYKGKELSDTEVIAAMSQHPKLIERPIVVLGKKAVIGRPLENIEKLLSL, from the coding sequence ATGATTAAAATATATCACAATCCTCGCTGCTCAAAGAGCAGACAAGGTCTAGCATTGCTAGAAGAGTCCGGAAAAGAATTTGAAGTAATAAAATATCTTGATAATCCTCTCTATGAAACAGCGCTTACGTCTCTTATTGATATGCTTGATATAGCTCCTAAGGAACTCGTAAGAAAAGGCGAATCTATCTGGAAAAAAAACTATAAAGGAAAAGAACTTAGTGATACAGAAGTTATAGCCGCTATGTCTCAACATCCTAAATTAATAGAGCGTCCCATTGTAGTTCTCGGAAAAAAGGCCGTTATTGGACGACCTCTAGAAAATATAGAAAAGCTCTTGAGCTTATAA
- a CDS encoding universal stress protein → MSPNPFKIIGVGATFSPNLKANLYEAARLCIHFNATLVVIHVGDHTDEKHHSFKKLLTSFHEEGLESEIVFKPGDPVKVMIEAASTLKIDLLIVGALQRENLVNYYLGSIARKITRGASCSVLLLINPSVTRIPCKHVVVNGLEDPKTEQTITTAFYVAHGLSADKMTIVEEITESEIHVNVDDDNSLRRANIAKEKLRRREESRVQQIINKVPQEIQQRVDARSQAIFGKRGYSIGHYAEVVRADLLIMNAPSKTSFWDRLFPHDIEHILTELPTDVLIVR, encoded by the coding sequence GTGAGTCCCAATCCCTTTAAAATTATAGGCGTAGGCGCCACTTTCTCCCCTAACCTCAAAGCAAACTTGTACGAGGCTGCTAGACTATGTATTCATTTTAATGCAACGTTAGTAGTGATTCACGTAGGTGATCATACAGATGAGAAACATCACTCTTTTAAAAAGTTACTCACTAGCTTTCATGAAGAAGGTCTTGAATCTGAAATAGTATTTAAGCCTGGAGATCCTGTTAAGGTGATGATAGAAGCTGCTAGTACATTAAAAATTGATTTACTCATTGTGGGTGCGCTACAAAGAGAAAATCTTGTCAATTACTACTTAGGTTCTATCGCTAGAAAAATAACCCGTGGAGCTTCATGCTCTGTACTTTTACTTATCAATCCCTCTGTAACTCGTATTCCATGTAAACATGTGGTAGTAAATGGGCTTGAAGATCCAAAAACAGAACAAACTATAACCACTGCATTTTATGTTGCTCACGGTCTGAGTGCAGATAAAATGACCATCGTAGAAGAAATTACTGAGAGTGAAATTCACGTAAATGTAGATGACGACAACTCACTGCGCCGAGCAAATATTGCTAAGGAAAAACTGCGTAGACGAGAGGAAAGCAGAGTACAGCAAATTATAAATAAAGTTCCTCAAGAAATACAGCAACGTGTAGATGCACGGTCACAAGCCATTTTCGGAAAACGAGGATACTCCATCGGTCATTATGCAGAGGTCGTAAGAGCAGATTTATTAATCATGAATGCCCCATCAAAAACATCATTTTGGGATCGTTTATTTCCACATGATATTGAGCATATTCTCACAGAACTCCCTACAGATGTATTAATTGTACGATGA
- a CDS encoding SulP family inorganic anion transporter — MSPKENSINNFFKTLPRNIFSGFVVSLIALPLGLGLAMASEAPPISGIITAVVGGILVSILGGSNVTITGPGNGLVGVVLIAITALGLESTYAAIICSGGLLMLLGFLRMGKLADFFPSSAIQGMLAAIGLIILGKQFHIMLGNKITRDGSIDYLLEIPNSIIGVFSYTDTGLIFAAIFGVGSLAIMIFYGKIRNKYLQLVPAPMWIVLLSIGFSYYYELVLGLPNPIAQEYMISGIPALGDIVADLKKPDFNPVGTFTFWTSVLSLTLIASIESLLSIKAVDKLDPLKRRSNINRDLKALGLATVGSGFLGGLNVVTVIARSSVNVNNGGTNRSANFSHATFLVIFIALFSTQLTRIPLPALMAILVYTGYKLASPVVVRKMFTIGKEQVLIFFVTLLTTLFVDLISGILAGIVITFVIHILLNKSTGLFLRNMFKPNVLMFQETGDKGGSNYYVSVKHFCTFLNFYKLKQKLEAIPESQDVVVDFSKCSFVDHTVMENLHDFQEVFSKKGGHFEVVGLDMHDTDSAHPFALRKMITVPKMFTKSKTKRQVSLEELAQSYNLEYHPEKNEDVHELTDFLYFQTKHINHSYNEFKDNDNVLHLFDIIYSEGEFIAQGTVRSTMITIDLPTPIPSFTIDKEGFLEKFYAITGWNDINIDGHTDFSNRFFLLGENEYAIKSFFSNELIHFLESNPYYHIESKGDQLLIFNKERPATIKEIKALLDYARRLQQVIHNITGELVAVI, encoded by the coding sequence ATGAGTCCAAAAGAGAATTCTATAAATAATTTTTTTAAAACGCTTCCGCGAAATATTTTTTCAGGCTTCGTGGTAAGTCTTATTGCACTACCATTAGGTCTAGGTCTTGCTATGGCTAGTGAGGCTCCACCTATCTCAGGAATTATCACTGCTGTTGTAGGAGGAATATTAGTATCCATACTTGGCGGTAGTAATGTAACTATCACAGGACCCGGAAATGGTCTTGTGGGAGTAGTACTTATAGCAATTACAGCTTTAGGGTTGGAAAGCACATATGCTGCTATTATTTGCTCTGGAGGACTACTTATGTTATTAGGTTTTCTTCGTATGGGAAAACTAGCAGATTTCTTTCCCTCTTCTGCCATACAAGGGATGCTAGCCGCCATCGGTCTTATTATCCTAGGAAAGCAATTCCACATCATGCTGGGTAATAAAATTACTCGTGACGGGAGCATTGACTATCTACTGGAAATCCCAAATTCAATTATTGGCGTTTTCAGCTACACAGATACAGGACTCATCTTTGCTGCTATATTTGGCGTAGGCAGTCTTGCAATCATGATTTTTTATGGAAAAATCAGAAACAAATATTTACAACTCGTTCCTGCACCTATGTGGATTGTGTTGCTTTCTATAGGTTTTAGTTACTATTATGAATTGGTGCTAGGTTTACCTAACCCTATTGCTCAAGAATATATGATTAGTGGTATCCCAGCACTAGGAGATATCGTAGCTGACTTGAAAAAACCAGATTTCAATCCAGTTGGGACTTTTACCTTCTGGACTAGTGTCTTGTCACTTACCCTCATCGCAAGTATAGAATCGTTGCTTAGTATCAAAGCAGTAGATAAGCTTGATCCTCTCAAACGTAGATCAAATATTAATCGTGACTTAAAAGCCTTAGGTCTTGCGACTGTAGGCTCAGGGTTTTTAGGTGGTCTTAACGTAGTTACTGTAATTGCTAGAAGTTCTGTAAATGTAAATAATGGAGGTACTAATAGAAGTGCCAACTTTAGCCACGCTACATTCTTAGTCATTTTTATTGCACTATTTAGTACACAACTTACGCGTATTCCCTTACCAGCTTTAATGGCTATTCTTGTGTATACTGGATATAAACTTGCATCGCCTGTAGTTGTAAGAAAGATGTTTACTATTGGTAAGGAGCAAGTACTTATTTTCTTTGTTACGCTATTAACTACTTTGTTTGTAGATCTTATATCTGGTATTCTAGCAGGTATTGTCATCACATTTGTCATTCATATTCTTTTAAATAAAAGCACAGGGCTATTTCTTAGAAACATGTTTAAGCCTAACGTGTTGATGTTTCAAGAAACGGGAGACAAAGGAGGGAGTAACTATTATGTGAGTGTAAAACACTTTTGCACTTTTTTAAACTTTTACAAACTCAAACAAAAGCTCGAAGCTATTCCCGAGAGTCAAGATGTGGTGGTAGATTTTTCAAAATGTAGCTTTGTAGATCATACAGTCATGGAGAATCTTCACGACTTTCAAGAAGTATTCAGTAAAAAAGGCGGGCACTTTGAGGTTGTAGGTCTCGATATGCATGATACAGACTCTGCTCATCCTTTTGCACTGCGCAAGATGATAACAGTGCCTAAAATGTTTACAAAGAGTAAAACTAAACGCCAAGTATCGCTTGAAGAGCTTGCCCAAAGCTACAATCTAGAATATCATCCAGAAAAAAATGAAGATGTTCATGAGCTTACAGATTTTCTTTATTTCCAAACAAAACATATAAATCACTCATATAACGAGTTTAAGGATAATGATAATGTGCTGCATCTCTTTGATATCATTTACTCCGAAGGAGAATTTATTGCACAAGGAACCGTACGCTCAACTATGATTACGATAGACTTGCCTACTCCTATTCCGTCATTTACAATAGATAAAGAAGGATTTTTAGAGAAGTTTTATGCGATAACAGGTTGGAATGACATTAACATCGATGGCCATACAGATTTTTCTAATCGATTCTTTTTATTAGGAGAAAACGAGTACGCCATTAAGAGTTTCTTTTCTAATGAGCTTATTCATTTCTTAGAAAGTAATCCTTACTACCATATAGAATCAAAAGGAGATCAGCTGCTTATCTTTAATAAAGAGCGACCAGCAACTATTAAAGAAATTAAAGCGTTGCTAGATTATGCTAGAAGATTACAGCAAGTTATCCATAATATTACTGGAGAACTTGTAGCGGTTATTTAA
- a CDS encoding 4Fe-4S dicluster domain-containing protein, translating into MAIIITDECINCGACEPECPNTAIYEGADDWRYADGTDLEGNVILPNGKEVDANEAQQPVSDEIYYIIPDKCTECKGFHDEPQCAAVCPVDCCVPDDEHVETEEVLLAKQSFMHKDA; encoded by the coding sequence ATGGCAATTATCATAACAGACGAATGTATAAACTGTGGAGCTTGCGAGCCTGAGTGTCCTAACACTGCCATTTATGAAGGTGCAGATGACTGGCGCTATGCAGATGGAACAGACCTAGAAGGAAATGTGATCTTACCTAACGGTAAAGAAGTAGATGCAAATGAAGCACAACAACCTGTGAGTGATGAGATTTATTATATCATTCCAGATAAGTGTACGGAGTGTAAAGGTTTTCATGACGAGCCACAATGTGCTGCAGTATGTCCAGTAGATTGCTGTGTACCGGATGATGAGCATGTAGAAACAGAAGAGGTATTACTTGCAAAACAATCTTTTATGCATAAAGATGCGTAA
- a CDS encoding acyl-CoA reductase gives MTLQLRINAFIELGKFLSQFTRDSITQKEGVLHNDLFFDGMQHQFKLASENNGWFTKENILFALEGWAQSLTQEKLTEWLDGYDTAFAKAQSQQTVAVIMAGNIPLVGFHDFMCVLIAGHKFVGKQSSNDRHLLPFLAKYLEYVAPAFKETISFTEDKLPAYDAVIATGSDNTARYFEYYFGKKPNIIRKNRNSVAVLTGNETEDELVALGEDIFRYYGLGCRNVSKLYVPQDYNFDAFFKAIYHWSDIMNGAKYANNYDYNKAVYLMSLFELLENGFLMLKEDGSYGSPIATLFYEKYESLESLVEKLEIDKDRIQCVVGNTALKGKFKELTPIGKTQKPELYDYADGVDTITFLTTL, from the coding sequence ATGACGCTTCAACTACGAATTAACGCTTTTATTGAGCTAGGAAAATTTTTAAGTCAGTTTACACGTGACTCCATTACCCAGAAAGAGGGAGTATTACATAACGATCTCTTCTTTGACGGAATGCAGCATCAATTTAAATTAGCCAGTGAAAATAACGGCTGGTTTACTAAAGAAAATATACTATTTGCACTAGAGGGCTGGGCACAATCACTTACTCAAGAAAAACTTACGGAGTGGCTTGATGGTTATGATACCGCTTTCGCGAAAGCGCAATCACAACAAACCGTTGCCGTAATCATGGCAGGTAATATTCCATTAGTAGGGTTTCATGACTTTATGTGTGTATTAATTGCTGGGCATAAATTTGTAGGAAAACAATCGTCAAATGATAGGCATCTCCTACCCTTTCTCGCCAAATATCTAGAATATGTAGCGCCTGCTTTTAAAGAAACCATAAGCTTCACCGAAGATAAATTACCGGCATACGATGCTGTAATTGCGACTGGAAGCGACAACACGGCAAGATATTTTGAATATTATTTTGGTAAAAAGCCTAACATCATCCGTAAAAACAGAAATTCTGTTGCCGTACTTACTGGTAATGAAACAGAAGATGAACTTGTTGCACTAGGTGAAGATATATTTAGGTATTACGGTTTAGGATGCCGTAATGTATCAAAATTATATGTACCACAAGATTACAATTTTGATGCCTTTTTTAAAGCTATTTATCACTGGAGTGATATTATGAATGGTGCAAAATATGCCAATAATTATGATTACAACAAGGCGGTATATCTAATGAGCCTTTTTGAACTCTTAGAGAATGGTTTCTTAATGCTTAAGGAAGATGGAAGCTACGGCTCACCTATCGCGACTTTATTTTATGAGAAATATGAGTCTCTAGAAAGCCTAGTCGAAAAGCTTGAAATAGATAAAGATCGTATTCAATGTGTTGTAGGGAATACAGCACTAAAAGGAAAGTTTAAAGAGCTCACTCCTATTGGAAAAACTCAGAAACCTGAGCTTTATGATTATGCAGATGGGGTTGATACTATTACATTTTTGACAACATTATAG
- the serC gene encoding 3-phosphoserine/phosphohydroxythreonine transaminase, whose product MKKHNFSAGPCILPQDVFKEASQAILDFNDSGLSILEISHRSKDFVDVMDEARNLALELLGLEGKGYKALFLQGGASMQFLMVAYNLLETKAGYINTGTWSDKAIKEAKLFGEVAEVASSKEANFNYIPKGFILPENLDYLHLTSNNTIFGTQIKHFPEVDCPLICDMSSDIFSREIDFNQFDLIYAGAQKNMGPAGTTLIVVREDILGKVTRKIPSMLDYQTHISKGSMFNTPPVYAVYISMLTMRWLKEQGGIKAIEEINNKKATLLYSEIELNPLFKGFAAKEDRSTMNATFSLTDGDLKDAFDAMWKEAGINGLNGHRSVGGYRASMYNALSMDSVGVLVDVMSELERKA is encoded by the coding sequence ATGAAGAAGCACAACTTTAGCGCAGGACCTTGTATATTACCTCAGGATGTTTTTAAAGAAGCATCACAGGCTATATTAGACTTTAATGATTCTGGACTTTCTATTCTAGAGATTTCCCACAGAAGTAAAGATTTTGTAGATGTAATGGACGAGGCTAGAAATCTAGCACTAGAATTACTAGGCTTAGAAGGCAAAGGCTATAAAGCACTTTTTTTACAAGGTGGAGCGAGTATGCAATTTTTAATGGTCGCTTATAATCTGCTAGAAACTAAGGCTGGTTATATAAATACTGGAACTTGGAGTGATAAGGCTATTAAGGAAGCTAAACTTTTTGGAGAAGTTGCTGAGGTTGCATCTAGTAAAGAGGCAAATTTCAATTACATCCCTAAAGGATTTATACTTCCAGAAAACTTAGACTATCTACACCTCACGAGTAACAACACCATTTTTGGGACACAAATAAAGCATTTTCCAGAGGTAGATTGTCCTCTTATATGTGATATGAGTAGTGACATCTTTTCTAGAGAGATTGATTTTAATCAATTTGACTTAATCTATGCAGGTGCTCAGAAAAATATGGGACCAGCAGGAACTACACTTATTGTAGTAAGAGAAGATATTCTTGGTAAGGTGACTCGCAAGATTCCATCTATGCTGGATTATCAAACGCACATAAGCAAAGGAAGTATGTTTAATACGCCTCCTGTATATGCAGTATATATCTCAATGCTTACTATGCGCTGGTTGAAAGAACAAGGTGGCATAAAAGCGATTGAAGAAATCAATAATAAAAAGGCAACACTACTTTATAGTGAGATAGAACTTAATCCACTATTCAAAGGGTTTGCTGCCAAGGAAGATCGTTCTACCATGAACGCCACCTTCTCACTTACAGATGGTGATCTTAAAGATGCCTTTGATGCTATGTGGAAAGAAGCAGGAATCAATGGTCTAAATGGGCACAGAAGTGTAGGCGGCTACAGAGCTTCTATGTATAATGCTTTATCTATGGATAGCGTAGGTGTACTAGTAGACGTAATGAGCGAACTTGAAAGAAAAGCTTAG
- a CDS encoding D-2-hydroxyacid dehydrogenase produces MKVLANDGISQTGVDALTAGGFEVITTNVAQDQLENYINEKQIDVILVRSATTVRKELIDACPSIKIIGRGGVGMDNIDVQYARDKGLHVINTPAASSASVAELVFAHLFNGVRFLFDSNRNMPLEGDTKFKGLKKAYAKGTELRGKTLGVIGFGRIGQETAKIALGVGMKVIFHDPFTEKATVTVPFFDGQSVTFDLTSVSKEEVLKSADFITLHVPAQKDYVIGKAEFDLMKDGAALVNAARGGVIDEVALVAALDSNKLSFAGLDVFENEPTPAVQVLMNPKVSLTPHIGAATGGAQDRIGTELAEQIIKILK; encoded by the coding sequence ATGAAAGTATTAGCAAACGACGGAATATCACAAACGGGAGTAGACGCTCTTACAGCTGGAGGATTTGAAGTAATTACAACAAATGTTGCTCAGGACCAACTGGAAAACTACATTAATGAAAAACAGATTGATGTTATTTTAGTAAGAAGTGCTACCACAGTACGTAAGGAACTTATTGACGCTTGTCCATCCATAAAAATCATAGGACGTGGCGGCGTAGGAATGGATAATATTGATGTGCAATATGCCAGAGATAAGGGACTCCATGTAATTAATACACCTGCAGCATCGTCTGCATCTGTGGCAGAGCTCGTATTTGCTCACTTGTTTAATGGAGTTCGTTTCTTATTTGATTCTAACCGTAACATGCCACTTGAAGGTGACACAAAATTTAAAGGATTAAAGAAAGCTTACGCAAAAGGAACAGAGCTACGTGGTAAAACACTAGGTGTAATTGGTTTTGGACGTATAGGTCAAGAAACTGCAAAAATTGCTTTGGGAGTGGGAATGAAAGTTATCTTTCATGATCCCTTTACAGAAAAAGCGACAGTTACTGTTCCTTTCTTTGACGGACAGTCAGTAACGTTTGATCTTACTTCTGTATCAAAAGAGGAAGTTTTAAAATCTGCAGATTTTATAACACTTCATGTTCCTGCACAAAAGGACTATGTAATAGGTAAAGCAGAGTTTGATCTTATGAAAGATGGCGCTGCACTAGTAAACGCTGCAAGAGGTGGAGTTATAGATGAAGTAGCACTTGTAGCTGCTTTAGATAGCAACAAACTTTCATTTGCAGGTTTAGACGTTTTTGAAAATGAACCTACTCCAGCGGTACAAGTACTTATGAATCCTAAAGTAAGTTTAACTCCACACATTGGAGCTGCGACTGGTGGAGCTCAAGATCGTATAGGTACAGAACTAGCAGAGCAAATCATCAAAATCCTTAAATAA